A window of Priestia megaterium genomic DNA:
AACGATGTAAATTTATATCGAGGAGGAAAACGATGTGAGAAAGAAGAGATACGATTACGCAGAATCCAACATCTAGCACATGAAATAATGGATAAGATGAATGTAGATGATGAATTTAATGACTCTTCTACATCAAAAGTAGTAATAGATAATCTTTCACGAGCTCTTGGTAATTTAGCAGATCCATTTGGTAACTATTCACTTGAATATGTAGAAGAAAAAGTAGAGAGAGCACATTACTTATTATTTTAAAATGAAAAGAAGTTAAAAATTAAATAATCATGAATGAAAATGATTATTAGTATCAATACTATTAATAAATAAGGGTAACCATCTCTCTTATGGCTACCCTTATTTATTAAACTTCTGGTATAAATGTTTTACAATCTGTATCCTCACTATTTGATGCCTGTTTGCCTTTATGGCTGACAACATATATCTCATCAGCAGTACATTTGTTGCCAGAATGCCAGTATTTACAGTTGTTTACTTCACAGAGAATATTTTGCTCCATATTATCACACCTCCTCTTTTGTTATGATTAACAAGTTGGAGGTTGCTGATACTGACCTTTTATCAAGTTTTCTGATGAACAAATTCCCCATGTACAATAAGACATTAAAATTTTAATACATGTTTCAATTCCCAATAAGAAAATCCTATGTATCACGAGATAATTTTTCTGTTTTGTTTTCAGTTCTAGTCACAGCTGTTGAACTGGACATGTTTTTCATAGTGAAGATTCCTCGAAGCTTTTGGAAAAGCTGATTGCAAAGGAATTGCAATGTTCAATGTCTTCTTCTGTTTCCGGAGCAAGCTCGATTTTTAATCCTTTTTGTACAATTTCTGCTCCACAAAGTTCTAGTTTTTCCTCTAATAAATCAACAGCTGCACAAAATTCAGGATAAGAACGATCACCAGAACCGAAGATTGCAGCTTTTTTACCCATTAAATCAACATTTTCAACTTCATCATAAAAGTCTTCAACCTCGTATGGTAGGTCTCCATTTCCCCATGTATATACACCTAATAAAATACCATCGTACTCTACCAGCTTTTGTATATCCAAGTGTTCAATTTCCTCCATGTCTATATGGTAACCAAAAGGTTCGAGATTTGATTTTATCAGTTCAGAAATCTCTTCAGTATTGCCCGACATGCTTGCGTATGCAATAAGAATTTTAGTCATACTGTTTCTCCTCTTGAAGTTTTTCAGCTTGTTTAAACATTCTGCACATGAGCATAGTTCATTTTACTCTTTACCTGTTGTGCATGGCGCAGCTCATTAGAAAGAGAAAGAAATGCCTCTCTGTCGTGTGTATCGAGTGCTTTGTTTATTTTAAAGTTCAAATAATTAATCTTTAGGTCTAAATCCCAGATAGAGCAAATGCTACCCTTAGCATGTAACTCCTGAATATCATCAACATAGATAAAGAACTGAAATTCGTTATTAATATCGATTAAACAGTACCATCCTAAGCCATCGACGTATTTCCGGTTGTTTGTAATTGTCCAAATATCTCCTTGACGGAAGTTAATCATATGTTGATGCTGTTGTTCTGGACAACAGCACCCTACTTCGTGGCAAAATGGCTTCATTATTATGAAATGCGTATCCATATACAATTCTCCTTTACGTCTATATACTTTCTTGAAACTTTTTTCATTTATAAATAACTTTATAATTGACATTGATAATCATTATCATTTTATATGATAATGATTATCAATGTCAATTATATTCTAGTTAAGCTCCTTTTTCTTGTGAAAATAATTATTAGCAAGAGAAAATTTGCTTGGTCTGTCTATTTTAAAAAGTAAAATGTATTTTTTAAATAAAGCTCTTTATGTTTTAGGTACGTTTCACTTTAATCCTACTAGAAAAGGCTACAAATAATCGTTAACCCTAAATATCACAAAGAACTAGACAAGAAGGTTAAGTGAATGATATAATCCTTTTAATTGATAATGATAATCTTTATCAATTAAAAGGACCCTTCAAACCTTAGTTTCGACTGATTCCCAGGACAGTTGAATATAGGAGACTTCCCTTTAGTCTCTTTTACCCCATTTCTGTGTAAAGGCAAAAAACCTACTCAATCGAGTAGGTTTTTTGTTATCAGTAGTTATAAAAGGAAATTATGATATATTTTAGTTACGTGACCTATTCAGCCGGGAGGAAGAAATGCAACCTAAACTTAGGCTGCTCTGAACCTTCAGTTCTTTTTTTCAGATTTCCAATAACATGTTTTACACATACATACTATACATGTAGTAAGAAATGAGGTACTTAAATATGAAAAAAGCTGAATTAATCGATGCGGTTGCAACAAAATCTGAACTAACGAAACAAGATTCAAAAAAAGTTGTAGATGCGTTACTCGAAACAATATCTAATACGCTTGCTAATGAAGAAAAAATTCAATTGATTGGATTTGGCACATTTGAAGTGCGTGAACGTGTAGCTCGTACAGGACGTAATCCACAAACTGGTGAAGAAATGACGATTCCAGCTTCAAAAGTTCCTGCGTTTAAACCCGGAAAAGAATTAAAAGAAGCTCTTAAATAAGTATATGGTAAATATTTTTTAGAAAGCTCTAAGGTTATTCCTTTGAGCTTTCTTTCACTTTTGGCATCGAAACAAGCAAAGTTAAACTTGAAGACTCACTTCTTTGATCCTGACGTTCCATAATCTTTAATCGTTAATTTCACATCATAGTTAATCGGAACTTCACTAAATGTTTGATCCCAATTCTCTTTGACCCTCATCCATACTCTAGGATACTTAATTCTCAATTGATTTCCGAAGCCTGCAACATCGACTTGGTATTCTTTTTGCATTTTTTCTATTACATTCCGCGCCATATGCTCTACTTCTTTTTCTGAAGTTTTTTGTGCCTTCTGTAAAAATTGATTTTCAAATGGGTTTCCTGAGGCCACCCAATTTTCAGATAGCCTTCCCTCTGATTCAATGTGTACATCAAAAGAGATATTGTTTCCTTTAACATGAGGTGTAATTTTACTTTTCATAGATTCTATTTCATATACAATTAGTTCATTTGTCTGTTTATCAAAACTTTTCACCACACCGCCCTTTCCCTTGCCTGTTAACCATGTTATTCCCTCCAATTCCTTTTCATTTAAAAAACCACGCAGTTTCTTTGTCTTTCCTTTTATCACGGCAGCTCCTACAAATTTTGTTTCCCCATTTTTTAAGATTACATTTTGTAAAAGAAAACTCGATCCTGATTGTAGCCTACTCTCTACCTTAATGATCGGCATAGGAGGTAAAATCCTTGTTGTTCGATATGCATTATCTACCATTCCATACAGGCGAAATGCGGGAACTTCTCCTGCTACTTTTGATTCTAGTGTGTCGCTGGCTCTTCCTTTACTAACAAACACCAGGCAGCTTGGTCTAAAATCGTTATCTCGAAGATATTGATCAAGTAATTGTTCTAAATTATATGATTGTGCAAGTTCTTCACCGATTACAATGACCTTCATATGAGTAGCATTAAAAGGACTTTCTGTTCTTAATGATAACTCACGAACTTGTTGAAGGATGGAATCTCCCGTTTCAGACATATTCACATAAGATTTTTGTGGCGATCCACCTTCTTTATTCGTTGAACTTGCTATTTGTGGAGTAATAAGCTGATAAGTTGTGGTAATTGAATCTTTTCTTGGATACTCTTCCCCCCGTTCAGTTATCTTTTTTTCTATAATTGACTTTTCTCCTTTATCGAATGCCACCCCTACACCTAGGCTTATCTCTTCTATTTCATGACTACTCCAACATCCTGTAAGAGAAAAAAGCAAAAGGACAGACATCGACACTAAGAGAAACCGTATATAGTGTTGACTTATATTCATTATTTTCTTCCTTTCCATTTCGCGACAATAAGGAGGGGCAGTGGGAGTAAGCCAAATAAAAACAATGCAATAGTGCCGATTATATCCCCAAGCTTAAATAAGTCATTATTATTTTTTGGAGTCATTGAGATGAGGTAGATAATTGGAACTAATCCATATATAAATGGATGGATGCTCTTTTTGAAAAGTTGTGCCAGACCTAGAGCAGCAGCATAATAAGCTATACTAAAGGTAGTAAACATTTGCATAATCCATATCACCAGCAATAGAGAATCGAATCGTTCGAAAACCAAACCAGTTAACTCAAAGCTACGTATGAGATCTAGTGTTGGCCATGTTCTGGTCATCACTTCATCGACAGACAACGCTCCTAGGACCATTACAACGGTTATTATGTAAAAAATTGAAGATATAAAGATTCCAACTAAGGTAGCTTTTATTGCTTTATTCGGCTGCTTCATAAATGCCACAAGTAGAAGCATAATTTCAGGGCCTGTGAATGCGAGAGCTGTTGTCTTTACCCCGTTCAGTACAGGGATGATGCCCGCTCCTAGTACTGGGCGCAGATTATCCACTTCAAATATTTTGATACTCATAAAGGCAACCAGCAAAAAAAGAATAACCGTAATAGGTAATATAATGTCAAACAGACGGGCAATTGGATTGATTCCTCCCACCATTAGATAGAGCCCCACCCACATAAATGGCATAATAATGGCCCAGGTGGGAGTGCCTTCTAGCAATAAATACTGTGTTACTTCTGTTAGTGAGCGAATTTGAAATCCGGAAGTTGTAAGAAAGTAACCTATAATAAGTAAACTAAGTAATCCACCCACCCATTTTCCTGCAATTTCTTGGCTGTATTGATAAAAGGTTCTTTGGGGAAACTGTTGACTTAGCTTTACCATGACTACTCCTGCCATCGTCGCGATTAGACCGCCTAAAATAACGGTTAGCCACACATCTGGTGTATGCACCTTCTCGACAGATGTTCTAGGTAAGGTGAGAATTCCTGTACCAAGTATAAAGTTGATAACAATAACAGCTGCTTGGGGAGTTGTTATTTGATCTTTTGGACTAAGAATCATCCTTTCCTCTTCCTTTCACGATAGGTTATCCTTTACGTATAGGATCTTTCGTATGCATCATCTTCGGACGTTTTTTCATCATCATAAGAGGCATGCGGACCATCAAGTCTTTCCATTCACTTAAACGATAAGGAACAGCTGGGCTCATATAAGGTACGCCAAAACTTTTTAGTTTTACTAAATGGCTGGTCATAAAAAGGAAAAATAAAACGACTCCATATAATCCAAGTATGGCAGCACAAAGCATGGCTATGAAGCGAAGAATACGTAATGTAATCCCTACACTATAATGCGGAATGGCGAACGATGAAATCGCAGTTAACGCCA
This region includes:
- a CDS encoding Ger(x)C family spore germination protein, which encodes MNISQHYIRFLLVSMSVLLLFSLTGCWSSHEIEEISLGVGVAFDKGEKSIIEKKITERGEEYPRKDSITTTYQLITPQIASSTNKEGGSPQKSYVNMSETGDSILQQVRELSLRTESPFNATHMKVIVIGEELAQSYNLEQLLDQYLRDNDFRPSCLVFVSKGRASDTLESKVAGEVPAFRLYGMVDNAYRTTRILPPMPIIKVESRLQSGSSFLLQNVILKNGETKFVGAAVIKGKTKKLRGFLNEKELEGITWLTGKGKGGVVKSFDKQTNELIVYEIESMKSKITPHVKGNNISFDVHIESEGRLSENWVASGNPFENQFLQKAQKTSEKEVEHMARNVIEKMQKEYQVDVAGFGNQLRIKYPRVWMRVKENWDQTFSEVPINYDVKLTIKDYGTSGSKK
- a CDS encoding DUF1540 domain-containing protein, translated to MEQNILCEVNNCKYWHSGNKCTADEIYVVSHKGKQASNSEDTDCKTFIPEV
- a CDS encoding IDEAL domain-containing protein; the encoded protein is MDTHFIIMKPFCHEVGCCCPEQQHQHMINFRQGDIWTITNNRKYVDGLGWYCLIDINNEFQFFIYVDDIQELHAKGSICSIWDLDLKINYLNFKINKALDTHDREAFLSLSNELRHAQQVKSKMNYAHVQNV
- a CDS encoding spore germination protein; amino-acid sequence: MILSPKDQITTPQAAVIVINFILGTGILTLPRTSVEKVHTPDVWLTVILGGLIATMAGVVMVKLSQQFPQRTFYQYSQEIAGKWVGGLLSLLIIGYFLTTSGFQIRSLTEVTQYLLLEGTPTWAIIMPFMWVGLYLMVGGINPIARLFDIILPITVILFLLVAFMSIKIFEVDNLRPVLGAGIIPVLNGVKTTALAFTGPEIMLLLVAFMKQPNKAIKATLVGIFISSIFYIITVVMVLGALSVDEVMTRTWPTLDLIRSFELTGLVFERFDSLLLVIWIMQMFTTFSIAYYAAALGLAQLFKKSIHPFIYGLVPIIYLISMTPKNNNDLFKLGDIIGTIALFLFGLLPLPLLIVAKWKGRK
- a CDS encoding flavodoxin, whose protein sequence is MTKILIAYASMSGNTEEISELIKSNLEPFGYHIDMEEIEHLDIQKLVEYDGILLGVYTWGNGDLPYEVEDFYDEVENVDLMGKKAAIFGSGDRSYPEFCAAVDLLEEKLELCGAEIVQKGLKIELAPETEEDIEHCNSFAISFSKSFEESSL
- a CDS encoding HU family DNA-binding protein; its protein translation is MKKAELIDAVATKSELTKQDSKKVVDALLETISNTLANEEKIQLIGFGTFEVRERVARTGRNPQTGEEMTIPASKVPAFKPGKELKEALK